The Eurosta solidaginis isolate ZX-2024a chromosome 4, ASM4086904v1, whole genome shotgun sequence genome includes a window with the following:
- the ksh gene encoding protein kish → MSALFNFQSLLSVILLLICTCAYLRSLFPSIMDRNKTGFLGVFWKLARIGERKSPYVAVACVVMAMSILFWT, encoded by the exons ATG AGTGCATTATTCAACTTTCAAAGTTTGCTCTCAGTGATTCTACTCCTGATATGCACTTGTGCTTATTTGCGTTCACTCTTCCCTAGTATCATGGACCGTAATAAAACAGg ATTCCTTGGGGTTTTTTGGAAACTAGCACGAATAGGTGAAAGAAAGTCTCCTTATGTAGCAGTAGCGTGCGTGGTAATGGCAATGTCCATTTTATTCTGGACGTGA